The proteins below are encoded in one region of Belonocnema kinseyi isolate 2016_QV_RU_SX_M_011 chromosome 5, B_treatae_v1, whole genome shotgun sequence:
- the LOC117173034 gene encoding facilitated trehalose transporter Tret1-2 homolog, producing the protein MSGNTNLLQYAATVTGSLTVVGYGAIAAWASPAIPYLESEKSEILITKDQSSWIASLYSLGFLIGFFMNPIFVDRIGRKWTLILFSLPQITSWLLIISAKSHITLYIARLIGGTGYGGGLCALTIYISEIGNKNNRGIFLVLIRLSAGTGFLFTTVLGAFFTYNQMNFVLLMLPITFLVLFLFMPDSSYFLEINKRLEGEEMKKMNSFGLEEDENESRLNSKEDSQFLEEYSKKKSSNQEYLRQRIPKSEPKSWKLGKNSFNFRESSLWKLIGNPKNRKALAIVIFLGFTVVFSGNSVLGSFGQKILTHKGAIMDPKNGMVFLSLLNVFACLISTQIVERVKRRTLLLYSGVISSISLGIVGVFFCMDKNAMDVSYFGWVPIVFLSMYDILISAGTCNIFYIYQGELFTNDVKSVAVTIIKLVYIAVSFISILEFLKMIEVTGIDWAFWIFGSCCAVGTVIVYFIAPESKGKTLAEIQESLDVKRFVP; encoded by the exons ATGTCtggaaatacaaatttattacaaTATGCAGCTACTGTCACAG gttCACTAACAGTGGTAGGGTATGGTGCTATCGCAGCCTGGGCATCCCCAGCAATTCCTTACTTGGAAAGTGAAAAATCAGAAATTCTTATCACCAAAGATCAAAGTTCCTGGATAGCCTCTCTCTACTCTTTAGGATTTTTAATCGGATTTTTTATGAATCCTATTTTTGTTGATAGAATTGGTCGAAAATggactttaatattattttcactgCCGCAAATCACATCTTGGCTcctgataatttcagcaaaaagcCACATCACTCTCTACATCGCAAGGCTCATCGGAGGAACGGGATATGGAGGAGGCCTGTGTGCTCTAACAATCTACATTTCAGAAATTGGAAACAAAAATAATAGAGGAATTTTCCTAGTCCTTATCCGACTTTCCGCGGGAACTGGATTCCTCTTCACCACAGTTTTAGGAGCTTTTTTCACAtacaatcaaatgaattttgttCTTCTCATGCTTCCAATCACGTTCCTGGTTTTGTTTTTATTCATGCCCGATTCAtcgtattttttagaaattaataaaagacTGGAAGGAGAAgaaatgaagaagatgaattctttTGGATTAGAAGAAGATGAAAATGAATCAAGATTAAATTCTAAGGAAGACTCacaatttttggaagaatattcCAAAAAGAAAAGTTCAAACCAAGAGTATTTACGACAAAGAATTCCTAAATCAGAACCGAAATCTTGGAAGCTTGGaaagaatagttttaattttagagaATCAAGTTTGTGGAAACTGATTGGAAATCCGAAAAATCGAAAAGCCTTGGCAATTGTCATCTTTTTGGGATTTACTGTTGTTTTTTCAGGAAACTCTGTTTTGGgatcttttggtcaaaaaatacTCACTCACAAGGGAGCTATTATGGAtcccaaaaatggaatggtattTTTATCACTTCTGAATGTATTTGCTTGTCTAATAAGCACACAGATAGTGGAAAGAGTCAAGAGAAGAACTCTTTTATTATATTCTGGAGTAATCTCTTCCATTTCCCTGGGAATTGTGGGAGTTTTTTTCTGTATGGATAAAAATGCGATGGATGTTTCTTATTTTGGATGGGTTCCCATTGTTTTCCTCTCAATGTACGATATTTTAATTAGCGCTGGAACTTGTAATATTTTCTACATTTACCAAGGAGAATTATTTACAAATGATGTTAAAAGTGTAGCAGTGACAATAATAAAACTTGTGTATATAGCAGTTTCATTTATATCCAtattagaatttctgaaaatgattGAGGTTACGGGAATAGATTGGGCTTTTTGGATTTTTGGAAGCTGCTGTGCTGTTGGGAcagttattgtttattttatagctCCTGAAAGTAAAGGAAAAACTTTGGCGGAAATACAGGAATCTTTGGATGTGAAGAGATTTGTTccttga